From one Oxobacter pfennigii genomic stretch:
- a CDS encoding RnfABCDGE type electron transport complex subunit D: MSDSMYVVSSSPHIRSNDTVQNVMRDVLIALAPATIASIYFFKLQAALIIVVSIISAVAAEALWQKVTKQKITVSDYSAAITGLLIAFNLPPAAPLWIPVVGSFFAIIIVKQFFGGLGQNFMNPALAARAFLVASWPVIMTTWTVDGVASATALGILKEGGAELPGLWNIFIGNVGGTIGETSALALLIGGAYLVYKKVISINIPASYIGTVFVMSWIFGRNGFFTGDPVYEIFAGGLMLGAIFMATDYSSSPMTPTGQIIMGVGCGIITTVIRVYGGYPEGVSYSILLMNLAVPLIDQYTIPKAFGEVK, encoded by the coding sequence ATGTCAGATTCTATGTATGTTGTATCCTCATCGCCTCATATACGTTCCAACGATACAGTACAAAACGTAATGAGGGATGTCTTAATAGCATTGGCACCGGCAACTATTGCCTCAATATACTTTTTTAAACTGCAGGCAGCTTTGATAATAGTTGTGTCCATTATATCCGCAGTGGCAGCCGAAGCCCTGTGGCAGAAGGTAACAAAGCAAAAGATTACAGTCAGCGACTACAGTGCGGCAATAACAGGCCTGCTGATAGCTTTCAACCTGCCTCCGGCAGCACCCTTGTGGATCCCCGTGGTGGGCAGCTTTTTCGCCATAATAATAGTAAAGCAGTTTTTCGGAGGCTTAGGCCAGAACTTCATGAACCCGGCCCTTGCTGCAAGAGCATTTTTGGTTGCTTCCTGGCCGGTAATAATGACAACATGGACAGTGGATGGGGTAGCTTCCGCAACAGCCCTTGGAATATTAAAAGAGGGCGGTGCAGAACTGCCGGGCCTTTGGAATATTTTCATAGGCAATGTGGGAGGTACCATAGGTGAAACATCGGCTCTCGCACTTTTAATCGGAGGAGCTTATCTTGTATATAAAAAGGTAATAAGCATAAATATCCCGGCTTCATATATAGGCACAGTTTTTGTAATGTCCTGGATTTTCGGAAGAAACGGATTCTTTACAGGCGATCCCGTATATGAAATTTTCGCAGGCGGTCTGATGCTGGGCGCCATATTTATGGCAACGGATTATTCATCATCGCCCATGACGCCAACAGGCCAGATTATAATGGGCGTAGGCTGCGGCATAATAACTACTGTTATACGTGTATACGGCGGTTATCCCGAAGGCGTATCCTATTCAATACTTTTAATGAACCTTGCGGTGCCATTGATTGACCAGTACACAATCCCGAAAGCTTTTGGGGAGGTGAAGTAG
- a CDS encoding RnfABCDGE type electron transport complex subunit G, with translation MKENLKLGFILLLFAAIAGICLGAAYEVTKEPIAQQAIIEKNNAMKEILPDADDFKDLAVQINEDSMIKEVSEAYKGSGIIGYTFTVTPKGFGGLINVMVGISSEGKVSGIKVMSHSETPGLGANAANPKFSDQFKDKPIDKPLEVMKTGAVTENQVDAITGATITSKAVTGGVNEAINFYNTSVKGGQ, from the coding sequence GTGAAAGAGAATTTAAAACTCGGATTTATACTTCTTTTATTCGCAGCCATAGCCGGAATATGCTTGGGGGCTGCATATGAAGTCACAAAAGAGCCTATTGCACAGCAGGCTATTATAGAAAAGAACAATGCTATGAAGGAAATACTGCCAGATGCAGATGATTTCAAGGATTTAGCGGTGCAGATAAATGAAGACAGCATGATTAAGGAAGTAAGCGAAGCCTACAAAGGAAGCGGAATAATCGGATATACATTTACAGTTACACCCAAAGGTTTTGGCGGTCTTATAAATGTAATGGTGGGTATATCATCAGAAGGAAAAGTATCCGGAATTAAAGTAATGAGCCATTCGGAGACTCCGGGATTGGGTGCCAATGCGGCAAATCCCAAATTCTCCGACCAGTTTAAGGATAAACCAATAGACAAACCGCTTGAGGTTATGAAAACAGGAGCGGTAACAGAAAATCAGGTGGATGCAATCACAGGCGCTACCATAACATCAAAGGCAGTGACAGGCGGAGTAAATGAAGCTATTAACTTCTATAATACATCAGTGAAAGGAGGACAATAA
- the rsxE gene encoding electron transport complex subunit RsxE, with protein MSVLTERIKNGILNENPIYGQVLAMCPTLAVSTSMENAVGMGIAATAVLVASNIAISAIRKLVPNKIRIPIFIVIIASFVTITQFLLQGFVPTLYKSLGIFIPLIVVNCVILGRAEAYAQKSGVIASLFDGIGMGVGFTLALMSLAIFREVLGAGTFFGMRIMPLSYQPAIIMILAPGAFFTMGIIMAGINLYRIKKAKPGEQPKLLEPGCANCTLYDSCAAASKSAE; from the coding sequence GTGAGTGTTTTAACTGAAAGAATAAAGAACGGTATATTAAATGAAAATCCCATATATGGTCAGGTACTTGCTATGTGTCCTACACTGGCAGTTTCCACAAGCATGGAAAATGCGGTGGGAATGGGTATAGCAGCAACCGCTGTACTGGTTGCTTCAAACATCGCTATATCTGCCATAAGAAAACTGGTTCCAAATAAAATACGTATTCCTATTTTCATTGTTATCATAGCCAGCTTCGTTACAATAACCCAGTTTTTGCTTCAGGGCTTTGTACCTACTTTGTATAAATCACTGGGTATATTCATACCATTAATCGTTGTTAACTGTGTTATATTGGGAAGAGCCGAAGCCTATGCTCAAAAAAGCGGGGTTATAGCATCCCTCTTTGACGGAATAGGAATGGGAGTAGGCTTTACACTGGCGTTGATGTCCCTTGCCATATTCCGTGAGGTATTAGGCGCCGGAACCTTCTTCGGAATGAGGATAATGCCCCTGTCTTATCAGCCGGCTATCATAATGATATTAGCCCCCGGTGCATTCTTCACCATGGGCATAATAATGGCAGGAATAAACCTTTACAGAATTAAGAAGGCAAAGCCCGGCGAACAGCCGAAATTATTGGAACCGGGATGTGCCAACTGTACTTTATATGACAGCTGTGCCGCAGCTTCAAAAAGTGCTGAATAG
- the rsxA gene encoding electron transport complex subunit RsxA: MTKLIIILLSSILVNNFVLSKFLGICSFLGVSKKTDTAFGMGLAVTFVMTLASIAAYLVYNFILEPFNIEYLYTIAFILVIAALVQFVEMVIQKTSPSLYKALGIYLPLITTNCAVLAVVVINMNESYNLIESIVSGIGAALSYFLGIMLLAGIRQRIDNNASMPKALQGFPISLITAGLMAMAFLGFQGLL, from the coding sequence ATGACAAAGCTGATTATTATATTATTAAGTTCAATATTGGTAAATAACTTCGTACTTTCAAAATTCCTTGGAATTTGTTCGTTCCTGGGAGTTTCCAAGAAAACAGATACAGCTTTCGGTATGGGTCTTGCCGTTACCTTCGTTATGACACTGGCTTCCATTGCAGCATACCTTGTGTACAATTTTATTTTGGAGCCTTTTAACATCGAGTATCTTTATACAATTGCTTTCATTCTTGTTATTGCGGCACTGGTACAGTTCGTCGAGATGGTAATACAAAAGACTAGTCCAAGTCTTTATAAAGCTCTTGGAATATACCTTCCCCTGATAACAACAAACTGTGCCGTATTAGCCGTTGTTGTTATCAATATGAATGAGAGTTATAATTTAATTGAGTCAATTGTGAGCGGTATAGGTGCTGCGTTGAGTTATTTCTTAGGCATTATGCTGCTTGCCGGAATCAGGCAGAGGATTGATAACAATGCAAGTATGCCCAAAGCTTTGCAGGGCTTCCCCATTTCACTTAT